From Saccharothrix espanaensis DSM 44229, the proteins below share one genomic window:
- a CDS encoding lytic transglycosylase domain-containing protein, with protein sequence MLAPTLLHSAAGLDWVNVAGHTGIEAMPPGAGDVLGTMRLQDSGALGVNGKLPEADELSAALLADADDPSSFGDDLPFDGADPDLVAGQLGIPGVMLDAYMKAADRLATTKPGCNLHWSLLAGIGRIESGHARGGRVDGRGTTVNPILGPVLNGGPGMAAIRDTDGGRFDFDKTWDRAVGPMQFIPSTWAGHAADGNDDGEANPNNVYDATAGAGNYLCSDGGDLATSADRAKAVFRYNHSEEYVRTVLFWADAYADGVSPLPSLPGSDDDFLPPEEDEPSPGTTPPDHGTGPTPPVQTTNPTTNPATNPTTTTTTTSSETTVTVPLTPSSSTSPTTTTTTTSTTSTTTTTTCAAPTTTPTTTPVPTSAPSTCTTTTTTTSVAAPPAQTGGTSDSAAGSVPHPTSSMKPA encoded by the coding sequence ATGCTCGCGCCCACCCTCCTGCACTCGGCGGCGGGCCTCGACTGGGTGAACGTCGCCGGCCACACCGGCATCGAGGCGATGCCGCCCGGCGCGGGTGACGTGCTCGGCACGATGCGGTTGCAGGACTCCGGCGCGCTGGGCGTGAACGGCAAGCTGCCCGAGGCGGACGAGCTCAGCGCCGCGCTGCTCGCCGACGCCGACGACCCGTCCTCGTTCGGTGACGACCTCCCGTTCGACGGCGCGGACCCCGACCTGGTCGCGGGCCAGCTCGGCATCCCCGGCGTGATGCTGGACGCGTACATGAAGGCCGCCGACCGGCTGGCCACCACCAAGCCCGGCTGCAACCTGCACTGGTCGCTGCTCGCGGGCATCGGGCGGATCGAGTCCGGCCACGCGCGCGGCGGCCGGGTGGACGGCCGGGGCACCACGGTCAACCCGATCCTCGGCCCGGTGCTCAACGGCGGTCCGGGCATGGCCGCGATCCGGGACACCGACGGCGGCCGGTTCGACTTCGACAAGACGTGGGACCGCGCGGTCGGCCCGATGCAGTTCATCCCCTCCACGTGGGCCGGGCACGCCGCGGACGGCAACGACGACGGCGAGGCCAACCCGAACAACGTCTACGACGCGACCGCGGGCGCGGGCAACTACCTGTGCTCGGACGGCGGCGACCTGGCCACCTCGGCAGACCGGGCCAAGGCGGTGTTCCGCTACAACCACTCCGAGGAGTACGTGCGGACGGTCCTGTTCTGGGCCGACGCCTACGCCGACGGCGTGAGCCCGCTGCCCAGCCTGCCCGGCTCGGACGACGACTTCCTGCCGCCGGAGGAGGACGAGCCGTCGCCCGGCACGACCCCGCCGGACCACGGCACCGGCCCCACGCCGCCGGTCCAGACGACGAACCCGACGACGAACCCCGCGACGAACCCCACGACCACGACCACCACCACGTCGTCCGAGACGACGGTGACGGTGCCGTTGACCCCGTCGTCCAGCACGTCGCCCACGACCACCACCACGACGACGTCCACCACGAGCACGACCACGACGACGACCTGCGCGGCGCCGACGACCACGCCGACCACGACGCCGGTTCCGACCTCGGCCCCGTCGACGTGCACGACGACCACGACCACCACGTCGGTGGCCGCCCCGCCGGCGCAGACCGGCGGCACGTCGGACTCGGCGGCCGGTTCCGTCCCGCACCCCACGTCGTCGATGAAGCCCGCGTAG
- a CDS encoding Ppx/GppA phosphatase family protein, with protein sequence MGRVAAIDCGTNSIRLLVADVTVSDDGSRWLRDVHREMRVVRLGAGVDATGVLDAGALERTRAALADYTNILRRKGTERVRMVATSATRDARNRDEFFEMTRAVLGVEAEVISGDEEARLSFAGAVADLDAAEGPFLVSDVGGGSTELVLGSWDGVRADVEAARSVDIGCVRLTERCLHDDPPTAAQVEEAVAVATGVLGEAFAAVPTARTGTWIGVAGTVTTLVALAKELPAYDSAEIHLARLPIDRIREITDRLLTMGHDERAALGPMHPGRVDVIAGGALVVRTLAEHLATHGVTELVASEHDILDGIAFSLA encoded by the coding sequence ATGGGCCGGGTGGCCGCTATCGACTGCGGGACGAACTCGATCCGCCTGCTGGTGGCCGACGTGACGGTGTCCGACGACGGGTCGCGGTGGCTGCGGGACGTGCACCGGGAGATGCGGGTGGTCCGGCTCGGCGCGGGGGTCGACGCGACCGGCGTGCTCGACGCCGGGGCGCTGGAGCGGACCCGGGCGGCCCTCGCCGACTACACGAACATCCTGCGCCGCAAGGGAACCGAGCGGGTCCGGATGGTGGCCACCTCCGCCACCCGCGACGCCCGCAACCGGGACGAGTTCTTCGAGATGACCCGTGCCGTGCTGGGCGTCGAGGCCGAGGTGATCAGCGGGGACGAGGAGGCGCGGCTGTCCTTCGCCGGGGCCGTCGCGGACCTGGACGCCGCCGAGGGCCCCTTCCTGGTGTCCGACGTGGGCGGCGGGTCCACGGAGCTCGTGCTGGGCTCCTGGGACGGCGTGCGGGCCGACGTGGAGGCCGCGCGGTCGGTCGACATCGGCTGCGTGCGGCTGACCGAGCGCTGCCTGCACGACGACCCGCCGACCGCCGCGCAGGTGGAGGAGGCCGTCGCGGTGGCGACCGGGGTGCTGGGCGAGGCGTTCGCCGCGGTGCCCACGGCCAGGACCGGCACGTGGATCGGCGTCGCCGGCACGGTCACCACGCTGGTGGCGCTGGCCAAGGAGCTGCCGGCCTACGACTCCGCCGAGATCCACCTGGCCCGGCTCCCGATCGACCGGATCCGGGAGATCACCGACCGGCTGCTCACCATGGGTCACGACGAGCGGGCCGCGCTCGGGCCGATGCACCCGGGCCGGGTGGACGTGATCGCCGGCGGGGCGCTCGTGGTGCGGACGCTGGCCGAGCACCTGGCCACCCACGGGGTGACCGAGCTGGTGGCCAGTGAGCACGACATCCTCGACGGGATCGCGTTCTCGCTAGCCTGA
- a CDS encoding peptide ABC transporter substrate-binding protein — translation MSQARLVPVAVAVALIATGCGTPEAPAGGSNTDAGITIFNTEPENPLVPGNTTEVGGSRVLDALFTGLVEYRNEDAGPVNAMAESIDTQDSKLFTVKIKPGWKFHDGTAVTSKSFVDAWNWTAYGPNATQGASFFSQIEGYKDVNPADPDGADGPEKPPAPKAEKLSGLKVVDDTTFTITLSEPFAVFPVTIGYEVFAPLPEAFFKDQAAFEAKPIGNGPFKFVERTVGTDIKLTRNDDYPGDDKPKFKDLTLKVYQSRESAYADLVANNLDFMEELPPNALAGQKYETDLGDRVVTRETLNNQTIALPFYTKPYDNASLRRALSMAINREEITQRIFEGTRKPADGWVHPLMKGYQPGQCGEYCKFNPDKAKEEFAKSGYTGEIVLLSNTDGGHQEWAEAVANSIKNTLGVNARFVPTTSFGEFRQKVNAHEMTGMYRSGWIADYPSIENWLTPLFRTGASSNDGLYTNPKFDAKLAEADKAASEDEAIRLYLEAEKMLAEDMPSIPLWTQKTIAGKSNRLKVANLHPFRKLDLDSVEVA, via the coding sequence ATGTCACAAGCACGTTTGGTTCCGGTGGCTGTCGCGGTGGCTCTGATCGCGACCGGTTGCGGGACCCCGGAGGCCCCGGCAGGCGGGTCCAACACCGACGCCGGGATCACCATCTTCAACACCGAGCCCGAGAACCCGCTGGTGCCCGGCAACACCACCGAGGTCGGTGGCAGCCGCGTGCTCGACGCGCTGTTCACCGGCCTGGTGGAGTACCGCAACGAGGACGCCGGGCCGGTGAACGCGATGGCCGAGTCGATCGACACCCAGGACTCCAAGCTGTTCACCGTGAAGATCAAGCCGGGCTGGAAGTTCCACGACGGCACCGCGGTGACCTCGAAGAGCTTCGTGGACGCGTGGAACTGGACCGCCTACGGCCCCAACGCCACGCAGGGCGCGAGCTTCTTCTCCCAGATCGAGGGCTACAAGGACGTCAACCCGGCGGACCCCGACGGCGCCGACGGCCCGGAGAAGCCGCCCGCACCCAAGGCGGAGAAGCTGTCCGGCCTGAAGGTCGTGGACGACACGACGTTCACCATCACGCTGTCCGAGCCGTTCGCGGTGTTCCCGGTGACCATCGGCTACGAGGTGTTCGCGCCGCTGCCGGAGGCGTTCTTCAAGGACCAGGCGGCGTTCGAGGCCAAGCCGATCGGCAACGGCCCGTTCAAGTTCGTCGAGCGCACGGTCGGCACCGACATCAAGCTGACCCGCAACGACGACTACCCGGGCGACGACAAGCCGAAGTTCAAGGACCTCACGCTGAAGGTCTACCAGAGCCGTGAGTCGGCCTACGCCGACCTGGTGGCCAACAACCTCGACTTCATGGAGGAGCTGCCGCCCAACGCGCTCGCGGGCCAGAAGTACGAGACGGACCTGGGCGACCGGGTCGTCACGCGGGAGACGCTGAACAACCAGACGATCGCGCTCCCGTTCTACACCAAGCCTTACGACAACGCGTCGCTGCGCCGCGCGCTCTCCATGGCGATCAACCGCGAGGAGATCACCCAGCGGATCTTCGAGGGGACCCGCAAGCCCGCCGACGGCTGGGTGCACCCGTTGATGAAGGGCTATCAGCCCGGCCAGTGCGGCGAGTACTGCAAGTTCAACCCGGACAAGGCCAAGGAGGAGTTCGCGAAGTCCGGCTACACCGGGGAGATCGTGCTGCTGTCCAACACCGACGGTGGCCACCAGGAGTGGGCCGAGGCGGTCGCGAACAGCATCAAGAACACCTTGGGCGTCAACGCGCGGTTCGTGCCGACGACCAGCTTCGGCGAGTTCCGGCAGAAGGTGAACGCGCACGAGATGACCGGCATGTACCGGTCGGGCTGGATCGCGGACTACCCGTCGATCGAGAACTGGCTGACGCCGCTGTTCCGCACCGGTGCGTCGTCCAACGACGGGCTCTACACGAACCCGAAGTTCGACGCGAAGCTCGCCGAGGCGGACAAGGCGGCCAGCGAGGACGAGGCCATCCGGCTGTACCTGGAGGCGGAGAAGATGCTCGCCGAGGACATGCCGTCGATCCCGCTGTGGACGCAGAAGACCATCGCCGGCAAGTCGAACCGGCTCAAGGTCGCGAACCTGCACCCGTTCCGCAAGCTGGACCTCGACTCGGTGGAAGTCGCCTAG
- a CDS encoding ABC transporter permease translates to MGFYVLRRLLQMIPVFLGTTFLIYAMVWAVPGDPFAGKCGERDCPPAYIERMRDKFNLDDPLWLQYVKYLGNVLRGDFGETSSGIQVIQQVGATFPVTLRLALVALLIEAVIGITAGVVSGLRNRGFLDSLVLVSTLFLISIPVFVTGYVVQLVFGLQLGWISPTVSTPTWGNLFVPGFVLASLSMAYVARLSRASIAENRRADYVRTALAKGLPQSRVVGVHLLRNSLIPVITFLGTDLGAFLGGAIVTEGIFNVPGVGGLVYRSVLTKDGAMVTGVVTVLVLVYLVMTLLVDLLYAVLDPRIRYD, encoded by the coding sequence ATGGGTTTCTATGTGCTGCGCCGACTCCTGCAGATGATCCCGGTGTTCCTCGGGACCACCTTCCTGATCTACGCGATGGTGTGGGCGGTCCCGGGCGACCCGTTCGCCGGCAAGTGCGGCGAGCGGGACTGCCCGCCCGCCTACATCGAGCGCATGCGGGACAAGTTCAACCTCGACGACCCGCTGTGGCTCCAGTACGTGAAGTACCTCGGCAACGTCCTGCGGGGCGACTTCGGCGAGACCTCGTCGGGCATCCAGGTGATCCAGCAGGTCGGGGCGACGTTCCCGGTGACGCTGCGGCTCGCCCTGGTGGCGTTGCTGATCGAGGCGGTCATCGGCATCACCGCGGGCGTGGTCAGCGGGCTGCGCAACCGGGGTTTCCTGGACAGCCTGGTGCTGGTCTCCACGCTGTTCCTGATCTCCATCCCGGTGTTCGTCACCGGGTACGTGGTGCAGCTGGTGTTCGGCCTCCAGCTCGGCTGGATCTCGCCGACCGTGTCGACACCGACCTGGGGCAACCTGTTCGTGCCCGGCTTCGTCCTGGCGTCGCTGTCGATGGCCTACGTGGCACGGCTCTCCCGGGCCAGCATCGCGGAGAACCGGCGCGCGGACTACGTGCGCACCGCGCTGGCCAAGGGGTTGCCGCAGAGCCGGGTGGTGGGCGTGCACCTGCTGCGCAACTCGCTGATCCCGGTGATCACCTTCCTGGGCACCGACCTGGGTGCGTTCCTGGGCGGCGCGATCGTCACCGAGGGCATCTTCAACGTGCCCGGCGTGGGCGGGCTGGTGTACCGCTCGGTCCTGACCAAGGACGGCGCGATGGTGACCGGCGTGGTCACCGTCCTGGTGCTGGTCTACCTGGTGATGACGTTGCTGGTGGACCTGCTCTACGCCGTGCTCGACCCGAGGATCCGCTATGACTGA
- a CDS encoding ABC transporter permease, translated as MTEQITVLALDKPRGLFGDAWHALRFRPVFWVSVSVILLVVLMALFPRLFAPGEPYAAVLSRSRQGPSADAWFGFDQQGYDIYTRVVHGTRASIVVGLLATIGVVVLGSAIGILAGFYGKWVDAVVSRIADIFVGVPFVLGAIVILTTVNAEDLDVGPVRIVAQVVLSIAVLSWPVSMRIMRSTAIAAKQQDYVKAARALGASPRRIITKHMLPNCVAPVLVYSTIALGAFIGAEATLTYLGIGLRNPVVSWGVLINDATKYVRVAPHALLFPAGFLTATVLAFVMLGDAVREALDPKLR; from the coding sequence ATGACTGAGCAAATCACCGTGCTGGCGCTGGACAAGCCGCGCGGGCTTTTCGGGGACGCGTGGCACGCGCTGCGCTTCCGACCGGTGTTCTGGGTGTCGGTGTCGGTCATCCTGCTCGTCGTGCTGATGGCGCTGTTCCCGAGGCTGTTCGCCCCCGGCGAGCCGTACGCGGCGGTGCTCTCCCGCAGCCGGCAGGGGCCGTCGGCGGACGCGTGGTTCGGCTTCGACCAGCAGGGCTACGACATCTACACCCGGGTCGTGCACGGCACGCGGGCGTCCATCGTGGTCGGTCTGCTGGCGACGATCGGCGTGGTGGTGCTCGGGTCCGCGATCGGCATCCTGGCCGGGTTCTACGGCAAGTGGGTCGACGCGGTCGTGTCGCGGATCGCCGACATCTTCGTCGGGGTGCCGTTCGTGCTGGGCGCCATCGTGATCCTGACGACGGTGAACGCGGAGGACCTCGACGTCGGGCCGGTGCGGATCGTGGCGCAGGTGGTGCTGTCGATCGCGGTGCTGTCGTGGCCGGTGTCGATGCGGATCATGCGGTCCACCGCGATCGCGGCCAAGCAGCAGGACTACGTGAAGGCCGCGCGGGCGCTGGGCGCCTCGCCGCGCCGGATCATCACCAAGCACATGCTGCCCAACTGCGTCGCGCCCGTGCTGGTGTACTCGACGATCGCGCTCGGCGCGTTCATCGGGGCCGAGGCGACGTTGACCTACCTCGGCATCGGCCTGCGCAACCCGGTGGTGTCCTGGGGCGTGCTGATCAACGACGCCACCAAGTACGTGCGCGTCGCGCCGCACGCCCTGCTGTTCCCGGCGGGTTTCCTGACCGCGACCGTGCTCGCGTTCGTCATGCTGGGCGACGCGGTGCGCGAGGCCCTCGATCCGAAACTGCGGTAG
- a CDS encoding ABC transporter ATP-binding protein: MTALLEVEDLHVEFRTRDGVVRVLNGVSYHVDVGETVAVLGESGSGKSVTAQAVMGILDTPPAFVTRGSVRFHGEELLTASAERRRRLRGDGVAMIFQDALSALNPVFTVGFQIEEQLRTRRGMSRSDARARAVELLDLVRIPHARQRVRDYPHQFSGGMRQRAMIAMSLALDPEVLIADEPTTALDVTVQAQIMDLLAEIQRERHMGLVLITHDLGVVAEVADRIVVMYAGRIVEQADALSLFRSPGHPYTEALMKSLPRLDSKGTVLDTIKGLPPNLLRIPPGCPFHPRCPRAQDVCSVQVPAQERLGFGRTSACHFASEVLDG; this comes from the coding sequence GTGACGGCCTTGTTGGAGGTCGAGGACCTGCACGTGGAGTTCCGCACGCGGGACGGGGTCGTGCGGGTGCTCAACGGCGTGAGCTACCACGTGGACGTGGGCGAGACCGTCGCGGTGCTCGGGGAGTCCGGGTCCGGCAAGAGCGTGACGGCGCAGGCGGTCATGGGCATCCTGGACACGCCGCCCGCGTTCGTCACGCGCGGTTCGGTGCGGTTCCACGGCGAGGAGCTGCTGACGGCGTCGGCGGAACGGCGCCGCCGGCTGCGCGGCGACGGTGTCGCGATGATCTTCCAGGATGCGCTGTCCGCGCTGAACCCGGTGTTCACCGTCGGGTTCCAGATCGAGGAGCAGCTGCGCACCCGGCGCGGGATGAGCCGGTCCGACGCGCGGGCGCGGGCCGTCGAGCTGCTCGACCTGGTGCGGATACCCCATGCGCGGCAACGGGTCCGGGACTACCCGCACCAGTTCTCCGGCGGGATGCGGCAGCGCGCGATGATCGCCATGTCGCTCGCGCTGGACCCCGAGGTGCTGATCGCGGACGAGCCGACCACCGCGCTGGACGTCACGGTGCAGGCCCAGATCATGGACCTGCTCGCCGAGATCCAGCGCGAGCGGCACATGGGCCTGGTGCTGATCACGCACGACCTGGGCGTGGTCGCGGAGGTGGCCGACCGGATCGTGGTGATGTACGCGGGCCGGATCGTGGAGCAGGCCGACGCGCTGTCGCTGTTCCGCTCGCCCGGCCACCCCTACACCGAGGCGTTGATGAAGTCGTTGCCGCGCCTGGACTCCAAGGGCACGGTGCTGGACACGATCAAGGGGCTGCCGCCGAACCTGCTGCGGATCCCGCCGGGGTGCCCGTTCCACCCGCGCTGCCCGCGCGCGCAGGACGTGTGCTCGGTGCAGGTCCCGGCGCAGGAACGGCTCGGCTTCGGCCGGACCAGCGCGTGCCACTTCGCGTCGGAGGTGCTCGATGGTTAG
- a CDS encoding ABC transporter ATP-binding protein, which yields MVRRAGAERPGVKRAGPDLGGGPDRVTGPDPTPPDPSALLEVRDLVKHFPVTRGVLFKRTVGQVRAVDGVSFTLSAGETLGVVGESGCGKSTLAQVLMLLEPPTAGTAHFEGRPMFGMRGSALRALRRDMQIVLQDPYTSLNPRMTVGDIIGEPFEIHPEVAPKGSRAAKVRDLLDVVGLNPEHINRYPHQFSGGQRQRVGIARALALRPKVIVCDEPVSALDVSIQAQVMNLLRELQSEFGLAYVFIAHDLSVVRHLSDRVAVMYLGKIVEIGTEEEIYQRPTHPYTQALLSAVPVADPALRGRRDVIRLTGDVPSPIDPPSGCRFRTRCWKARDLCAQQEPELVERDGHLSACHFAEQRSVVP from the coding sequence ATGGTTAGGCGGGCAGGGGCTGAACGGCCAGGGGTGAAGCGGGCCGGGCCCGACCTGGGCGGCGGCCCGGACCGGGTGACCGGGCCCGACCCGACACCGCCGGACCCCTCGGCGCTGCTGGAGGTGCGCGACCTGGTCAAGCACTTCCCGGTGACCAGGGGCGTGCTGTTCAAGCGGACCGTCGGCCAGGTGCGGGCGGTGGACGGGGTGTCGTTCACGCTGTCCGCCGGCGAGACGCTCGGCGTGGTGGGCGAGTCCGGGTGCGGCAAGTCCACCCTGGCCCAGGTGCTGATGCTGCTCGAACCGCCGACGGCGGGCACCGCGCACTTCGAGGGCAGGCCGATGTTCGGCATGCGCGGCAGCGCGTTGCGGGCGTTGCGGCGGGACATGCAGATCGTGCTGCAGGACCCGTACACCTCGCTCAACCCGCGGATGACGGTCGGCGACATCATCGGCGAGCCGTTCGAGATCCACCCGGAGGTCGCGCCGAAGGGCTCCCGGGCGGCGAAGGTGCGCGACCTGCTCGACGTGGTCGGCCTGAACCCGGAGCACATCAACCGCTACCCGCACCAGTTCTCCGGCGGGCAGCGGCAGCGGGTCGGGATCGCGCGGGCGCTGGCGCTGCGGCCCAAGGTGATCGTCTGCGACGAGCCGGTGTCCGCGCTGGACGTGTCGATCCAGGCGCAGGTGATGAACCTGCTGCGGGAGCTCCAGTCCGAGTTCGGGCTGGCGTACGTGTTCATCGCGCACGACCTGTCGGTGGTGCGGCACCTGTCCGACCGGGTCGCGGTGATGTACCTGGGCAAGATCGTCGAGATCGGCACCGAGGAGGAGATCTACCAGCGCCCCACCCACCCCTACACCCAGGCGCTGCTGTCCGCCGTGCCGGTCGCCGACCCGGCGCTGCGCGGCCGGCGGGACGTGATCCGGCTCACCGGCGACGTGCCGTCGCCGATCGACCCGCCCTCGGGCTGCCGGTTCCGGACGCGGTGCTGGAAGGCTCGGGACCTGTGCGCGCAGCAGGAGCCCGAGCTGGTCGAGCGGGACGGCCACCTCAGCGCCTGCCACTTCGCCGAGCAACGATCCGTCGTGCCCTGA
- a CDS encoding tetratricopeptide repeat protein: MTDPTALRAAAEGGDVEAMVELALLLEEDLTGEDDQDELQDEVGGWLSRAAAAGHVRGVAEFGSFLWHVWKDEDAALPWLQRAADAGQADAMAVLGDVYDFLGDIALAKRWYQAAADLGDPHAQDNLAALDRLTS, encoded by the coding sequence ATGACCGACCCCACCGCGCTCCGCGCCGCCGCCGAGGGCGGGGACGTCGAAGCGATGGTCGAGTTGGCCCTGCTGCTGGAGGAGGACCTGACCGGGGAGGACGACCAGGACGAGCTCCAGGACGAGGTCGGCGGCTGGCTCAGCCGCGCGGCGGCGGCCGGCCACGTCCGGGGCGTCGCCGAGTTCGGCTCGTTCCTCTGGCACGTCTGGAAGGACGAGGACGCCGCCCTGCCGTGGCTGCAACGGGCCGCCGACGCGGGCCAGGCGGACGCGATGGCGGTGCTGGGCGACGTCTACGACTTCCTCGGCGACATCGCCCTGGCCAAGCGCTGGTACCAGGCGGCGGCCGACCTCGGCGACCCGCACGCGCAGGACAACCTCGCCGCGCTCGACCGCCTGACCAGCTGA
- a CDS encoding S10 family peptidase has product MTDKDTGDELTPADKAAEGKDTPADDLVTTQHSITVKRRKLNYTTTTGRVVLRREVLTDGKFDGHLAKAEVFLTSYTLDGADAGKRPVTFAFNGGPGSSSVWLHLGLLGPRRVVSGDVGELVPPPYDLVDNPETLLAHSDLVFIDPVSTGFSRAVKGEKPGEFHGFQGDVESVGEVIRLWTSRNGRWMSPKFLAGESYGTTRAAALAEHLQVRYGMYLNGLMLISSVLDFATLDFSEGNDLPYSLFLPTYAAIAHYHGLHGDRSLEDVLAEAEDFASRDYPWALARGHRLSEEERASAVARYAELTGLSEDYVDRVNLRVEHVRFFTELLRSRRRVVGRLDSRFTGADVDYGREMFSEDPSYSAIMGPYTAALNHYLRSDLGYENDLPYEILSRSVHPWSYKEFEGTHVTVANKLSSAMRANPDLKVHVAYGHYDGATPYYAAEHVLAHLNIPAELHDNIESAYYPAGHMMYVHEPSRVQQSKDLADFVQSASNR; this is encoded by the coding sequence ATGACCGACAAGGACACCGGGGACGAGCTGACCCCAGCGGACAAGGCCGCCGAAGGCAAGGACACCCCTGCCGACGACCTGGTCACCACCCAGCACAGCATCACCGTCAAGCGGCGCAAGCTGAACTACACCACGACCACCGGTCGGGTGGTGCTGCGCAGGGAGGTGCTCACCGACGGCAAGTTCGACGGGCACCTGGCCAAGGCGGAGGTCTTCCTCACCTCCTACACCCTCGACGGCGCGGACGCCGGCAAGCGCCCGGTCACCTTCGCGTTCAACGGCGGGCCGGGCTCGTCGAGCGTGTGGCTGCACCTGGGGCTGCTCGGCCCGCGCCGGGTGGTCTCCGGCGACGTCGGCGAGCTCGTGCCGCCGCCGTACGACCTGGTGGACAACCCGGAGACCCTGCTGGCGCACAGCGACCTGGTGTTCATCGACCCGGTCTCCACCGGGTTCTCCCGCGCGGTGAAGGGCGAGAAGCCCGGCGAGTTCCACGGCTTCCAGGGCGACGTCGAGTCGGTCGGCGAGGTGATCCGGCTGTGGACCTCGCGCAACGGCCGGTGGATGTCGCCGAAGTTCCTGGCCGGCGAGTCCTACGGCACCACCCGCGCGGCGGCGCTGGCCGAGCACCTGCAGGTGCGCTACGGCATGTACCTCAACGGGCTGATGCTGATCTCGTCCGTGCTGGACTTCGCCACGCTCGACTTCAGCGAGGGCAACGACCTGCCGTACTCGCTGTTCCTGCCCACCTACGCCGCCATCGCGCACTACCACGGCCTGCACGGCGACCGGTCGCTGGAGGACGTGCTGGCCGAGGCGGAGGACTTCGCGTCCCGCGACTACCCGTGGGCGCTGGCCCGCGGGCACCGGCTGTCCGAGGAGGAGCGCGCGTCGGCGGTGGCCCGGTACGCGGAGCTGACCGGGCTGTCCGAGGACTACGTGGACCGGGTGAACCTGCGGGTGGAGCACGTCCGGTTCTTCACCGAGCTGCTGCGCTCGCGGCGCAGGGTGGTGGGCCGGCTGGACTCCCGGTTCACCGGGGCGGACGTCGACTACGGGCGCGAGATGTTCAGCGAAGACCCGTCGTACTCGGCGATCATGGGCCCGTACACGGCCGCGCTGAACCACTACCTGCGGTCGGACCTGGGGTACGAGAACGACCTGCCGTACGAGATCCTGTCGCGGTCCGTGCACCCGTGGTCGTACAAGGAGTTCGAGGGCACGCACGTGACGGTGGCGAACAAGCTGTCGTCGGCGATGCGGGCCAACCCCGACCTCAAGGTGCACGTCGCGTACGGCCACTACGACGGCGCGACGCCGTACTACGCGGCCGAGCACGTGTTGGCGCACCTGAACATCCCGGCCGAGCTGCACGACAACATCGAGTCGGCGTACTACCCCGCCGGCCACATGATGTACGTACATGAGCCCTCGCGGGTGCAGCAGTCGAAGGACCTCGCGGACTTCGTCCAGTCGGCCTCGAACCGTTAG
- a CDS encoding uracil-DNA glycosylase, whose product MLSLSDLDRRVTTCRACPRLVAWREETARVKRAAYAGQAYWGRPVPGFGPPDARLALVGLAPAAHGGNRTGRMFTGDPSGDFLYAALHAVGLASQPTSVRAGDGLELYGTRITAPVKCAPPANKPTAQERDNCRPWLVAELELLRPTLRAVVVLGGFGWQALLPVLSAGWQVPRPAPKFGHGASVVLDALDDGPALTVYGSYHVSPHNTYTRRLTPGMLQDVLRTAAGTAGLTCTGGGDPTTG is encoded by the coding sequence GTGCTTTCTCTTTCCGACCTGGACCGGCGCGTCACCACGTGCCGGGCGTGCCCCCGGCTGGTCGCCTGGCGGGAGGAGACGGCCCGGGTCAAGAGGGCCGCGTACGCCGGGCAGGCGTACTGGGGCCGCCCGGTGCCGGGCTTCGGCCCGCCGGACGCCCGGCTCGCGCTGGTCGGCCTGGCCCCGGCCGCGCACGGCGGGAACCGCACCGGCCGGATGTTCACCGGCGACCCGTCGGGTGATTTCCTGTACGCCGCGCTGCACGCCGTCGGCCTGGCCTCCCAGCCCACGTCGGTGCGCGCCGGCGACGGCCTGGAGCTGTACGGCACCCGCATCACCGCCCCGGTGAAGTGCGCGCCGCCCGCGAACAAGCCGACCGCGCAGGAGCGCGACAACTGCCGGCCGTGGCTGGTGGCGGAGCTGGAACTGCTGCGGCCCACGCTGCGGGCCGTGGTCGTGCTGGGCGGTTTCGGCTGGCAGGCGCTGCTGCCGGTGCTGTCGGCGGGGTGGCAGGTGCCCCGGCCGGCGCCGAAGTTCGGCCACGGCGCGTCGGTCGTGCTCGACGCCCTGGACGACGGCCCGGCGCTGACGGTCTACGGCAGCTACCACGTGTCGCCGCACAACACCTACACCCGCCGGCTGACCCCCGGGATGCTCCAGGACGTGCTGCGCACCGCCGCCGGGACGGCCGGGCTCACCTGTACCGGTGGTGGTGACCCCACGACGGGGTGA